Proteins from a single region of Candidatus Eisenbacteria bacterium:
- the hypD gene encoding hydrogenase formation protein HypD: protein MKYIDEYRDAAAARRIAEEIRRATIRPRTIMEICGGQTHSIVRFGVDTFLPEEITLVHGPGCPVCVTPIEQIDRAIAIASRPGVIFCSFGDMLRVPGSETDLLSVRAAGGDVRIVYSPLDAVRIARENPERETVFFAVGFETTAPANAMAVFQARELGLRNFTVLVSHVLVPPAIETILSSPGNRVEGFLAAGHVCAVMGTEEYVPIAKKHRVPIVVTGFEPLDILQGILLVVRQLEEGRAEVENAYARTARDEGNAAARALIARVFRVTDRKWRGIGSIPRSGLGLAEEFAAFDAETRFDVASRTAEESPICISGLILQGIKKPPECPAFGTACVPEHPLGATMVSSEGACAAYYRYRR from the coding sequence ATGAAGTACATCGACGAGTACCGGGACGCGGCCGCCGCGCGCCGGATCGCCGAGGAGATTCGACGGGCGACCATTCGCCCTCGAACGATCATGGAGATCTGCGGCGGGCAAACGCATTCGATCGTCCGCTTCGGCGTCGACACGTTTCTTCCCGAAGAGATCACGCTCGTCCACGGTCCCGGCTGCCCGGTCTGCGTGACGCCGATCGAGCAGATCGACCGGGCGATCGCCATCGCCTCGCGCCCCGGCGTGATCTTCTGTTCGTTCGGCGACATGCTCCGCGTTCCCGGAAGCGAGACCGATCTTCTCTCGGTGCGCGCGGCGGGAGGGGACGTCCGCATCGTCTACTCGCCTCTCGACGCGGTCCGCATCGCGCGCGAGAACCCGGAGCGGGAGACGGTCTTCTTCGCGGTTGGTTTCGAGACGACCGCGCCGGCGAACGCGATGGCGGTCTTTCAGGCGCGCGAGCTCGGCCTTCGCAACTTCACCGTGCTCGTCTCGCACGTCCTCGTGCCGCCGGCGATCGAGACGATCCTCTCCTCGCCGGGGAATCGGGTCGAGGGGTTCCTTGCGGCGGGGCATGTTTGCGCGGTGATGGGGACCGAGGAGTACGTTCCGATCGCGAAGAAGCACCGCGTCCCGATCGTCGTGACCGGCTTCGAGCCGCTCGACATCCTTCAGGGGATTCTTCTCGTCGTCCGGCAGCTCGAGGAAGGAAGGGCGGAGGTGGAGAACGCGTACGCCCGCACCGCGCGCGACGAGGGGAACGCCGCCGCGCGCGCCCTCATCGCCCGCGTCTTTCGCGTGACCGACCGAAAGTGGCGAGGCATCGGGTCGATCCCTCGGAGCGGGCTCGGTCTCGCCGAGGAGTTCGCGGCGTTCGACGCGGAGACGCGCTTCGACGTCGCCTCGCGAACGGCCGAGGAGTCCCCGATCTGCATCAGCGGTCTCATCCTTCAAGGCATAAAGAAACCGCCGGAGTGTCCGGCGTTCGGAACCGCCTGCGTTCCGGAGCACCCTCTCGGGGCGACGATGGTCTCCTCCGAGGGAGCTTGCGCCGCGTACTACCGATACCGGAGATAG
- a CDS encoding HypC/HybG/HupF family hydrogenase formation chaperone — translation MCLAVPGKIRSISGDDPLTRMGKVDFGGVVKDVALAYVPEAGVGDYVIVHVGFAISTLDEEEARKTLELLREMGEAADREET, via the coding sequence ATGTGTCTCGCCGTTCCGGGGAAGATCCGGAGCATCTCGGGCGACGATCCGCTCACGCGAATGGGGAAAGTCGATTTCGGCGGCGTGGTGAAGGACGTCGCGCTCGCGTACGTTCCCGAGGCGGGCGTCGGGGATTACGTCATCGTCCACGTCGGCTTTGCGATCAGCACGCTCGACGAAGAAGAGGCTCGGAAGACGCTCGAGCTTCTCCGCGAGATGGGCGAGGCGGCCGACCGGGAAGAGACATGA